One genomic window of Quercus robur chromosome 6, dhQueRobu3.1, whole genome shotgun sequence includes the following:
- the LOC126689824 gene encoding uncharacterized protein LOC126689824, whose protein sequence is MAGEPKRRNPNHYCHYHQDHGYTTEDCKNLWDHLEQLVREGKLKQLLHHSSGRGGLDLVFPGYCRCSNLRPRIIAKRRREPGWTSPPILGFSDEDKVGTIQPHDNALVVTLRIGGYDVKRVMIDQGTVVDIMYPDLYKGLGLKPEDLTAYNSPLVSFEGRMVVPKGQIRLPVQTGMDVVEVDFIVVDVFSPYTAIMGRPWLHTLGAVSSTLHQKVKYPSGGQVLEIVGSQVAARQCLVTTIQHRPEAETSATADNGL, encoded by the exons atggcaggAGAGCCTAAGAGACGCAACCCAAACCattattgccactatcatcaggatcatgggTACACGACGGAGGATTGCAAgaatttatgggaccatttGGAGCAGTTGGTCCGAGAGGGGAAATTgaagcaactcttgcatcattccagtggtaGG GGAGGACTGGATCTTGTCTTTCCAGGGTACTGTCGGTGTTCCAACCTCCGGCCGAGGATCATTGCCAAGCGTCGAAGAGAGCCAGGGTGGACGTCCCCCCCGATTTTGGGTTTTTCGGATGAGGACAAGGTTGGAACCATACAACCCCATGATAATGCTCTGGTGGTCACGTTGAGAATTGGTGGATACGATGTaaaaagggtgatgattgatcaaggtaCTGTTGTTGATATAATGTACCCAGATTTGTATAAGGGGCTAGGTCTGAAGCCGGAGGACTTAACAGCTTACAATTCCCCTCTGgtgagttttgagggaaggaTGGTCGTTCCAAAAGGACAGATCAGACTACCTGTGCAAACCGGTatggatgtggtggaggtggacttcattgttgTAGACGTTTTCTCTCCATACACGGCTATTAtgggcagaccttggcttcataccctGGGAGCAGTCTCATCTACTCTACATCAGAAAGTGAAGTACCCATCTGGAGGCCAAGTATTAGAGATAGTAGGAAGCCAGGTTGCAGCTCGGCAGTGCCTGGTAACGACTATACAACATCGGCCAGAGGCAGAGACCTCGGCTACCGCAGATAATGgattatag